From the genome of Chionomys nivalis chromosome 19, mChiNiv1.1, whole genome shotgun sequence, one region includes:
- the Pcbd1 gene encoding pterin-4-alpha-carbinolamine dehydratase: MAGKAHRLSAEERDQLLPNLRAVGWNELEGRDAIFKQFHFKDFNRAFGFMTRVALQAEKLDHHPEWFNVYNKVHITLSTHECAGLSERDINLASFIEQVAVSMT, from the exons ATG GCTGGCAAGGCACACAGGCTGAGTGCTGAGGAGCGGGACCAGCTGCTGCCAAATCTGAGGGCTGTAGGATGGAATGAACTGGAAGGCCGAGATGCCATCTTCAAACAGTTTCATTTTAAAGACTTCAACCGG GCTTTTGGCTTCATGACAAGAGTGGCCCTGCAGGCTGAGAAGCTGGACCACCACCCCGAGTGGTTTAACGTGTACAACAAG GTCCACATCACCTTGAGCACCCACGAGTGTGCCGGTCTTTCAGAACGGGACATAAACCTGGCTAGCTTCATCGAACAAGTCGCTGTGTCTATGACATAG